The following are encoded in a window of Peromyscus maniculatus bairdii isolate BWxNUB_F1_BW_parent chromosome X, HU_Pman_BW_mat_3.1, whole genome shotgun sequence genomic DNA:
- the LOC143270760 gene encoding melanoma antigen preferentially expressed in tumors-like — MDAKNPKTLLDLAIQSLLRNESIAIQALEDMPRVFFVPLFIAAFEGGHKNILSEMVKVWPYYCLHIGSLTVQEPQHELLKAMIENLPVCPSKNSASRRPKLRILDLRQDNDCRTICHDVSIKEPFCFHSCAYSDSSILKIEGQHGFVNTESMVQFPRPVELLVDLSLDGSLVEKEFLVLLISKMRESSGSLHICCRDLQVDKLCYSKCTLNFLDLSCVGQLSIDMGSLSDITNVLSQMDHLESLSLSKVTFRSLRGKLFKNFLGHLQRMNTLKEVSFSSFCLTGHLDRVLRVLPPGLNFLYLTFCDLSHRDFRFLAQNPQVSHLKLLNLSNNPMYWDDFEPFQTLLVNLSGTLRHLEMNHCLISDTAISVLIPALIRCTQLRVLCFAFNPITMPMLVTIMNNLTPLKNLKYVIYPIPLHCYELWPFQGCIDRRKLAIVQLRLKVMLALAERPDMNWITYVE, encoded by the exons ATGGATGCAAAGAACCCAAAGACACTGTTGGATCTCGCTATACAGAGTCTGCTGAGAAATGAGTCTATAGCAATCCAAGCTCTGGAGGATATGCCAAGAGTCTTTTTTGTTCCACTGTTCATTGCTGCCTTTGAGGGTGGCCATAAGAATATATTGAGTGAGATGGTGAAAGTGTGGCCCTATTACTGTCTCCATATTGGGTCATTAACTGTACAGGAGCCTCAACATGAACTCCTGAAAGCCATGATTGAGAATCTTCCAGTGTGTCCTTCAAAGAACTCTGCTTCTAG GAGACCGAAACTGAGGATCCTAGATTTAAGGCAAGACAACGACTGTAGGACCATATGCCATGATGTCAGCATCAAGGaacctttctgttttcattcttgtGCTTATTCTGACAGCTCTATCCTGAAAATAGAAGGGCAGCATGGTTTTGTAAATACAGAGTCCATGGTTCAGTTCCCCAGGCCTGTCGAATTACTAGTGGATCTTTCCCTAGATGGCTCCTTAGTGGAAAAGGAATTTTTAGTTTTGCTTATAAGTAAAATGAGGGAGAGTTCAGGGTCTTTGCACATATGCTGTCGAGATTTGCAAGTTGATAAACTGTGTTACAGCAAATGCACCCTGAATTTTCTTGATCTCAGCTGTGTTGGTCAGTTGTCAATTGATATGGGTTCACTGAGTGACATCACCAATGTCCTGTCTCAGATGGACCACCTAGAGAGCCTCAGTCTGTCTAAAGTCACTTTTAGATCTCTGCGTGGgaaactctttaaaaatttccTAGGTCACTTGCAACGTATGAACACCCTTAAAGAAGtcagcttctcttcattctgtcTCACAGGTCATCTGGACAGAGTGCTCAG AGTCCTGCCACCTGGTCTGAATTTCTTGTATCTGACATTCTGTGATCTTTCGCACAGAGACTTCAGATTTCTGGCCCAGAACCCTCAGGTCTCCCACCTAAAGCTGCTGAATCTTAGCAACAACCCAATGTATTGGGATGATTTTGAGCCTTTTCAAACTCTTCTGGTAAATCTCTCTGGTACTCTTCGGCATCTAGAGATGAATCATTGCCTTATAAGTGATACTGCAATCTCTGTCCTTATCCCTGCCCTGATTCGTTGTACTCAACTCCGTGTCCTGTGCTTTGCTTTTAACCCCATCACAATGCCTATGCTTGTGACTATCATGAATAATTTAACACCCTTGAAGAATCTAAAATATGTGATTTATCCCATCCCTCTACATTGCTATGAACTGTGGCCTTTTCAGGGCTGTATAGACCGAAGGAAGCTTGCTATTGTACAACTACGGTTGAAGGTGATGTTAGCACTTGCAGAGAGGCCTGACATGAACTGGATCACTTATGTAGAGTAA